CTACCAAATTATGAACTTATCTCGAGTTGATTTATAGTAAAACTATGAAACAAGTAATTTTTAGATGCAACTATTAATCATCTTATCTATATTGTTGTCACTATGTGATACGGAGAATTTGACGGTTTTATTAGTTGGATCTAGATACAAACTTACTGAACAAAGAGTAATGGAAAGGAGGAAGCAAATTTTAGCAGATTGTGAAATATTAAAGGTTTGAATTCTTAGAAAAATCTGTCTTTTAACAAAGAGGCTTATCAAACTAAATAGCGCCCGTTCAGCGAATTTCAATCGGAAAACAGTTTACTGAACAGAAGAtttatattacgggaacacaaaattccgagaatgcgtactgctcatcatatttgacgcgaaaaatatctcgtaacgacaactacagtaattcttgaaattactactgtagcttCCATTTTCCCTCGTTTCGCCGTgtacttttctcattttttgcagaattttaatattctatcgataaaGCAATGattaattcatttcaaaaagcgagcacgtaaatcgacacaaacgctacagtagtcatttcaaaaattactgtagttttcgcgacgagatattttgcgcaatacattctcagaattttgtgttccagTAATATGTCCactttctaaaataaattttggacgaaaaaaactaaactctCATAAAATAATCCTAAATAGTTACTGAGAATCACTAAATTTCAGCTCTCTTGTTCCGTTTTCGACGCTCTAAATGATTTTTCCACGGAATCTTATCCTCAAGGGATGTGGACTATAGTTCCCGCAATTATGAAATTGCCGTTTATTTCTGATTGGATAATCATCGCAGAAGATacttctgaaattaatatttcaaacttaCCGAAGTTCTTCGAATCTGAACCATCTTCTGATATGGTATTTTCCGGGTTTGCACTTCAGGATCGAGAGTaagtttgagattttttaggGAATTTTAGCTTCGACGAAAAACTACGGaacctggtctcgacacgaccgaTGATGTAAAAAAAGAGAGATGTGTGTCTTTAAAATGTACAGTAGTCTCCATGCCTCACtggttttctttcgttttccAGTTGCtctactttttcatttttaaaaaccgagTATACGAAAAAGCtgcaaaaaacagaaaagttggaattgaaaaaaaaacaaaccgaGAGACTACTGtacttcttaaaggcgcacactcgTTTTAATTTGAACAGATTCGGTCGTATCGAGACCTGTTACTGTATTTTTGCATtacaaattgtaaaatttcgcATCTGCCTAATAGAGAAATgatagatttcaaaatttcaaaatttcaaagtttctacaaaacaaaagtccaaaatataaaaaaaaaactgttaagCCCGACAATTATCCATCACTTTGGAATGAATgctcctgaaaatttccaatatccCTTATTTTCTGCTGGTTTTATCTTGTCAAAAAGTGTAGttgaaattattcgaaaagtCGATATAAACGATCGATGGTCCGGATTTGCAATTGATGCAAAATATGAGGTATTACCATTTCCAGATAATATTATTTCTCAAACGATTTCACATTTTAGTTTGCTCAGTTTTTACacaaatgggaaaatttgagGCTTCACCATCATCCTGATTATTTTTGTTGTGGAGATACCATTGATAGTTGCATtgtaaaatgttcaattccctTTCCAAAAAcgtcaaattcaatttctgattCTGAAGTTCATGTCATGGTCAAAACGTTCGAAGGACATCATGTGAACCGACTTGAAGTTCTCAAAAACACTTGGGCATCCGACGTGTCACGCATAGAGTACTGTAGCGACAAAGAGGATCCGGCAATTCCAACAATCAATCTAGGAGTCGACAATACGGACAGAGGACATTGTGCAAAGACATGGGAAATATTCAGAAGATTTTTGGGAAGTTCTGGAAATGGAGCGAAATGGCTTGTAGTAGCCGATGATGATACATTGATGAATTTCAAACGGTTGAAGCAAATGTTAGAGTTATATGATTCTGGAGATAAGGTAGGTATTTCTAATTTCATAGATCTTACTATTAATGAGTatctttaaaacatttcagataaTTATTGGCGAGCGCTATGGATATGGATTTAGTTTGAATGGTGACAGTGGATATGACTATCCCACTGGCGGATCTGGGTTTgttcaaatagtttttctaGATTTCTCAATTTGTTTGACTTTCAGAATGATATTCACGCGCTCCGCAGTTGAATCTTTACTTGCACAATGCCCATCGTGTATTGCAAATACTGATCCGGATGATATGACGATCGGAATTTGTGCACTAACAGCTGGAATTCCAATTGTTCACGAATCTAGATTACATCAAGCGAGACCTCTAGATTATGCTCCGGAGTACATAAAATATCCAATAtcatttcataaatttactGATATAGATCCAATTTCAGTATATTACGAGTACCTAGTAGAATTAGAAGAATATAATCACAAATCTGAGCTTTAGGAAAACGACATGTATAACAGGAATGTGTTATTGTTATTACGAGTATCATTCATTGAATAATAAATTCTTCATCTTGAACTTCTACTTTTCCGGTTTAATCATCAAAAGTGACGAGTTTTGTTGCGATTTCAGATATGCACTAAGCTTCGATTCCGGCTCTTGATACGGGAATGCGgtataaataattattgaaacaatGACCATAAATGTGCCAAGAAGGAACATAAAACCAGgagcaaaatcaaaaagaatcCACGATCCAACCGCAGCTCCGATGATTGCCATACTCTgtaatatattatttttgtattggACATCAGATGAATTTCTTGCCTGAGCATATGCTTTTAGAATGTTGTCGGCGTACTTTATTACCACAGATATCAATATTCCACCAACTGAATTGGTGACTGTCAAGCAAACGACCACGAAGTCCCAACCACGGAATGcgccttctgaaaaattagaattttttagaaataaaagtgaatttaagttttttatcaTTCTCCTGTTTAAATGATAATTtgtaaattattgattttagaaATCTACAGTATTTTCTCTATgcacccaaaattttgacggCGTATATATACGCCGTCAAAATTTACGCGTATATCTTAGTTGTCATTTGTCctataaaaaagttatcaattgataaaatgtttatcatttctttttctatcgTTTTGCAactgattattttttgatattgtcAAGCTGAGTCAAGATATACCTACTTAAAGTAAAGTAGTGGGGTGAAATACTTTTAGAGGAGATACGGTCTTTTTACAGATGAATTAAGCAAACGcgaaatatgagaaaaacgaGCGTTTTTACAATATTTGTAACCTAAAAACTAGAGTTTTCTGCAAGTAAAATACTCATggttcaattcaaaaatcgactCGCAAGATGTAAGCTGCTTCAACTTTATCCAGGGCCGCCTTGATAAAAAACATTCATCAGCAAAAATGGAGACAAATATGTGCACAACATTTTCTCactagaactttttttttgaaaaataaacttttattgCCATTTTCTAAAAGATTCCCTGATTTTCTTACCAGCGAATGTTCATTCTTTGgcaacaattttgttttcgcCGTTCTCGACCTATCGCTCGCGCCACACTCCCCCCACAAAACCATTGTTATTCATCCGCGACCGTTTTGAAACACTTGATGCAACGAATGCAGAAGCTCTCTTTTCTTCATGCTCACATACAGAGCAACAGGCAATGGTCAGTGTGCAAACAGAATGCGGGTGGGGCAAGCATGTGCTCTGGCTCTGTTCCTTCCATCGGATTGTCTGCTTTTTCAAGAGGtgtgaaaagaaaagaaaattgacaatGGGCACGGAAGGGGTGAAGCGGATCcatctcttttcttttctttatcGAAGACACACTCAACACACAACTGTATACCTCTCAGGCTACGACCGATGATCTTTCCGGTTTCATTGACACCTCCTTACAacccacttttttcaatttaaaagttttctttcGAAATTCGAAACCCGGTTTACTTAAAACTATTAGCAACTCAcgttcatttattttttcccagTCATAGTACCACAttgaaagaaatgaaattGGAAGTCCGATGAGTGCAAGACGAATGTTTTGAACCCAAATTGATGCATTGCtagatttcaaaactttttccaagtagacacctgaaaaaataaaatcagttCTATTTTGGGATAAGAGAGGGATAACCTGGACAAACAAATCacttgatttcaaaaaaaagttgaacatcAAATGGAAATGGTCATTCAAAACACAGAGGATGTGTTATCTACCAAAGCTATTATATAAATAATGGTACACAATAGGCACTACTGTATTTTTAAGATAAGTAACTTTTTAGTATAattcttttttgttgcaaatttccaTGGgaatgaacatttgaaaatttagattgtattaaaatttctcaCAACAGCAACTTCGCCGCAGTAAAAGCAACTTCTGCCTCCCACAACTTTACTACCAATTTTAACAACTTTCCAGTTTGGCATGTATACAGTTGCTAGAGTTGGACTGTTGTTGAAAGCCCATttattgcaataaaaatttccaattgttaTTCTACGACTACAAAAGCTCAACAATCAACTCAATCAAGGTGAATGGTCCATTGGAATATTTGGAGATGCTCTTCCATATTTTCAGCAGATTTTTGCTATTACTGGCATAAAAAGTTGTGAGTTAAATGCTGcaaaaaacttgtaatttAACCGTATTTTTAGGTGTACAAAATATTATTGTACAAAATAATGTCGtagtattgaaaaatatacaaatgaAATAGCCTTATCCcaaattcccttttttttgcaaatttccatCCGGTCCTTCCAAATCATTTTAAACTTGTACCTGCAAATGCTGAAGTGAAACACATTGTGAGCACTGCCATGAATCCATACATTGGGTTCTGCTCAACATCTTCACTTGCTGGAGGCGGTGAGTATACGTACTGAATGTCAGCAACTCCCAACACCAAGAGAACAAGTGCCCACCACTGTTTCGTTGACAATTTCTTTCCCAGGAAAAAGTACATGAAGATTGCagttgtaaaaattttcatttgatatgatatctgaaaaaatgaaccaTATACTgaattttgaacatatttGCGCATTGTTCCTATGATCCCCTATTTGTTTTTCATGTCGCCGAAACACttgacttttttgtttctgtgtTCGCTTCCTCAAGCTCCTTACACAGAAAGTTGTCGCCTCCAAATGGGATAGAGCAATGTAGTACAGATTGTTTTGAAGAGTGTAGATAAGGGCTGGAATGCAGACTTTCAGAGTTTCAGAACGATGCTCAAATATTGCCAATTTCAGCTCGTTTATGTATCTGGAAATAACTTTAATAGGAAGCTGAGaatgtcaatttttgtagattttgagatttttaaacaaacacGATGTTTAcatattcataaaattttgtcaaatttagAGCAATTTTTAATCGATGTTATAAAATTAAATCGACGATTTAAagataacaatttttaaatcaatgaaaaaaattcactcaCTTCATAACGGATTTGGTTGTGTAAATCATAATTGCTGAGCAGACCACtacttttataatttccatCATGAATACATTTACAGTTGTAAAGAACACATTCGAATCTTCTCTGGCTCGAGAGTACCTAGCCATTAATGGCATGCTGAAACTTCCCACAtacaaactcaaaaaatattaacaatGCCCACCTTGCTTGTTGAATAGTGAGCAGGAGAATACCAAAGTATTTAAACTTTGAGTCATTTTCACTTGAACTCATTTTGATAGTTCAAGTGCAGAGTATAGAACtgatgaaaaatggaagaatttaGGAAAGAACACGAAGATGAACTAGCTATTCGTCTGGGACGACACGATGACGATGAAGATTGCTATCGGTTGACGGTTAGAAGCCTCCTGAAAAGATCCGAAATTGTGATTTCAATTAGATATATCCGTATGAGAGGAGACAGGGGAGAATAAGGTGGATAATAAGTTCAGTGAGGTGGATGCCAAGATTtggacatttttcagaatggatACTTTATGTACATCAAAACTACACAGCTTATAACAATGTTATTGTATGAAAAATCCCTGAAAAACGaatagaaatggaaaaaactGGTAACAATCCTTCACCAGGTATCCCAATG
This is a stretch of genomic DNA from Caenorhabditis elegans chromosome V. It encodes these proteins:
- the nstp-3 gene encoding UDP-galactose transporter (Confirmed by transcript evidence) encodes the protein MSSSENDSKFKYFGILLLTIQQASMPLMARYSRAREDSNVFFTTVNVFMMEIIKVVVCSAIMIYTTKSVMKYINELKLAIFEHRSETLKVCIPALIYTLQNNLYYIALSHLEATTFCISYQMKIFTTAIFMYFFLGKKLSTKQWWALVLLVLGVADIQYVYSPPPASEDVEQNPMYGFMAVLTMCFTSAFAGVYLEKVLKSSNASIWVQNIRLALIGLPISFLSMWYYDWEKINEQGAFRGWDFVVVCLTVTNSVGGILISVVIKYADNILKAYAQSMAIIGAAVGSWILFDFAPGFMFLLGTFMVIVSIIIYTAFPYQEPESKLSAYLKSQQNSSLLMIKPEK
- the ZC250.2 gene encoding N-acetylgalactosaminide beta-1,3-galactosyltransferase (Confirmed by transcript evidence), whose protein sequence is MQLLIILSILLSLCDTENLTVLLVGSRYKLTEQRVMERRKQILADCEILKLSCSVFDALNDFSTESYPQGMWTIVPAIMKLPFISDWIIIAEDTSEINISNLPKFFESEPSSDMVFSGFALQDRDPTIIHHFGMNAPENFQYPLFSAGFILSKSVVEIIRKVDINDRWSGFAIDAKYEFAQFLHKWENLRLHHHPDYFCCGDTIDSCIVKCSIPFPKTSNSISDSEVHVMVKTFEGHHVNRLEVLKNTWASDVSRIEYCSDKEDPAIPTINLGVDNTDRGHCAKTWEIFRRFLGSSGNGAKWLVVADDDTLMNFKRLKQMLELYDSGDKIIIGERYGYGFSLNGDSGYDYPTGGSGMIFTRSAVESLLAQCPSCIANTDPDDMTIGICALTAGIPIVHESRLHQARPLDYAPEYIKYPISFHKFTDIDPISVYYEYLVELEEYNHKSEL